TCCCGCAAGCACGACGAACTTGGCTGAATTCTTTCGGACTGCGGAATTGACCGGCGATGCACGTTGGATGGTTTCCCCGCTATTTATCTGGGACTCCACTTTCCAAGGTAGCACGCTTAGCGAAAACACTTGGATCTATCGCGGCTATCTGATCATCGGAGTGCTGTTGTCGCTTTCGATGGCGTTCGCAGATCGCATCGACAAAATCGCGCCAGCGTTCTTGGCCAAGTTTTGCCAACAGGGCGGACTTGCGGCCCTCGTGTGGATTTGGTTCGTTGGCTGGGCCAATCGAACCGTCCTTCTGGCGGGAGTCGCCGAGCCACTGATCAGCATGTCGTTGGCGGCATTGATCATCGCGCCGCTGACTCCACGAAAGAAAGGCGAGGCGCGGCACAGCTGGAGAACGAATTTTTCTCGCCGGTTGCTCGCCTGCCAAGCGACTTTGGTCAGCTTGTTGACCACCGCGACAATGCTGGCTAGCCCAATCTGGTGGAACGGGACTGGCGCATACGCGTTGGTCGCACCGGTCGAAGACCGATTTTTCGATGTCCGTGGTGGCTGGTTCGAAACACCATGGGTTTACGAATGTCTGACCGCTCTTTTGGTCATCATGCTGCCGCTCGGGATTTACCTCGCATGGCATGCTGGAACCCGCAAGAAGGGTGTGGTTCTGGTTGTGGCTTGGAGCGTTTTGGTTGGTTTTTTAACGACAAACGTTCTCTACGCGGCGACGCTTGCCATCATTGCGACAACGCTAGGTGATCGTGATACTAAGCATGCTCCCGCCGGAGCCTATGGGGCAGATACGCTCGTCGACGGGAACATGGCTTAGAGGGCAAACTTTTCGCTTCCCGATTGCATCACGTTTAAGTCGGTAAAGCAGCGAAACGGCCGCCACCGACACAGTGCGGGAAGCTAGAACGGGTCTTCAAATGGATTGCGATTCCGACAAAGGTTTCGCGTTCCGATCCACGAAAAATACGTGGTTGGAAGAGCGTTCGGAGTGTGTAACGTGAACTCGCACACAACATCCACTGCAATCTAAAAATTTTTTTGCTCAGATCAACGTAGGTAATCTCAGTGAGTCAGTTGAAAGGAAAGGTCGTCGCAATCACGGGTGGCGGAACCGGGATCGGAGAGGGCGTTGCGAAAAAGTTGGCCAGCTTGGGCTGCCGTGTCGCGATCGGCGGTCGCCGCCTGGAAAAACTCGAAAGTGTCGCTGGTGCGATTGAGTCGGAAACACCCGTTTTTTGCCACACGATCGATGTTGCCGATCCCGAGAGCGTCAAGGCGTTCTTCTCGGCCGTTAAGTCTCACTTTGGCGACCCGGACATCTTGGTCAACAGTGCCGGGATCAATATTCAAAAGCGGACGATGGCCGAAATGGTTCCTGAGGACTGGGACCGAGTGATGCAAATCAATGCCAGCGGCGCTTACCGTTGCATTTACGAAGTGCTGCCAGCGATGCGTGAACGTGGCGATGGTTTGGTCGTTAACATTTCGTCGGTCGCCGGAAAGCGCGCGATCACGTTGGGCGGTGTGGTCTACTGCGCGAGTAAGTTCGCAATGACCGCGCTTGGTACCGCGATCAGCAACGAAGTGCGGAACGAAGGCGTTCGGATTACGAACGTTTACCCAGGCGAAGTCAACACGCCTATTTTGGACAATCGTCCTGCACCGGTCTCGCAAGAGCACAAGGATTCGATTCTGCAACCCGAAGACATCGCCGAAGTCGTCGCGACGATCTGTGCGTTGCCACCTCGTGCGAACGTTCCTGAAGTTGTCGTCAAGCCAACGAAGCAAGAATGGGTCTAAGGACGACTCCGCAAGCGATTTAATTTGTTCGCTAGCAGGACTAGGCAGAATTCGCCGACTTTGATCCATCGTCCAGTGATCCATCGTCCAGTGATCACGGTGCAAGCTTCCATTGCTCGTCAAAGAATCCTTGCTGGACGATGGAGCCGGTGGTGATCGAATCGTCTTCTTCGGTCACATCGATCACTGCATAGTCCGGCAGCATTGCGATTTGGCGACTGTTGCTGGCGTTGGAAAATTCTCGAAACGTCATGCCGCTGTTGATGACGAGATACCGTTTGGGGTTTAGTGGATTCGGACAGCACAGTACCGGTGCATAGTTGGCCGGGTCATAAACTTGATCACCGACGACCAGCTTTTCTCGAGTCCACTTTATCGGCAGTTGATCGGCGACATCAAACAGGTACCGATTGCTTGTGAAGTCACCAAAACAGATCAGATTGCAGGTCGCGATCTGATCGTCCGTCAATTCGCGATCGGTGACCACTTGAACGTCGCCTCGCATCAGTCGTTTCCAACGCTGTTGCAAATACTCGGTTTCGCGATCGATCCAGCGTTGGACCCGACCGTGTCGTGCGGGCCGACTTGGCAAAACGATCACGAATCTTTCGCAGAACGCGTCGTCGATCGGGCCTTGCATGCCAGGTCTTTTGCGCAAGCTGTCGCGGTCATCATCCAATGTCCATTCATTGCCGACCTTGCGGAGCCGGCATTGAAAACCGCGTAGATTACCTGTGTCGACGGCAACGGCTTTCTCACCATCGATATCCAGATTGACTCCGCCGGCGGGACCGGACCAACCGGATTTTGAAAAGTCGAATTCCAGGTGTGTTACACCGGAGGTCACGGCTTTGATTGAGCCCGTGTCAGAATCCACGCTGGCTTTGACTGATGCCTCGGTCCAGTGTTCTCGCATACCGGTCACACGAACCCAGTCCGCTTGGCTGTAGCGAAGTGTAAAGGTCGTGAATTCGATTTCGGGACGAGGCAAGGCCGATGGCTTTGAAGCACTGCTAGCCCAAGACGCGAGTTGGTTGTCGATTTTTGTTGCTGACTCGGGATCGATTTTGTGCCCCATCTCGGCACCGATCACATAGGGAAATTCGAATCCCAGTTCATTGGCTTTCTCGACAACGCGATCGGCCGCTTGTTTCTGTTTGTCGATTTCGCCGCTGTAGGCGATGACGTTGGTGCCTTGCAGGTTGCCAACCCAGGGTAGGACATCGTACCAACGCAAAAGTTTTTGCATCGTCGGCGTTATTGGAAACGGTGTCTTGTCCTGCCATCCTTGATAGACAATCGTGTCGACAAATCCTGCGCCCGGATTCGCGGCAAACCATTGAGAAGGATCATGGACTGCCATGTGCCAACATCCGGCGCCACCCATGGAAAACCCACGTATCGAAATGCGGTCAGGATCAATGGTGGCGAATCGCTTCGCGGCTTCGATTGATTCGTAGACGTCTGTTTCGCCAGCGAATTTGAACGCATTGCAGTGCCGACCAAACGGATGCAGTACGATCGTTTTTTCTGGTGCGTACTGCCCAACCTTGGTCATTCGCTCGACAAGGAATGGGATCTCGGTCTTTGTGTCGCCGCGACCATGCAGCCAGACGTCCATGCGTGTTGGCTGATCGATCTGGTCATCAGAATAGCCGGCCGGCACGACGATCCCAAACGGCTGAACCGAATCGTCGATCCTGGAAACGAATCCGGCAACCAGAGGTTGAGGTTGATCGTTTTTCGATGCGTCAAAGCCAAGAAGTTCTAGACCTCTTGTTCCCGCCGACGCCGCGTCGATCCGGCGCTCGGCTTCGTTCAATAGCTTGTCGGCATCTTGGGTCTGCGATGCCTTGAAGAACAAGTGTTGCTCGAGTGCCAAACGGACCGAACGCAGCAAGACCTCGACATCGGCTTGCCACAATTGAGCATCTTTGGAATTCGCGATCGCTTGATCAAGCTTGTTTTGCAGTCGCGTCAAACGCTGCGTCAAAGCGGAATGCGTCGACTGGTCAATTTCAATTCCATCGGGCGGCAGTCGTTTGAATTTCGGTTCCGCGGTTTGGGCTGGCTCAGAGCAATGCAAACCTGAGGCCAGCATCGCGACGGCGACGAAAAGAAAGCGGAACGAAATTCTCATTGGTTAGCAGTCTCCTGCGATTTCGATGACTTGATCCAGTTGCATCACACCATCATAGATTGACCGGCCAACGATTGCTGCTGGCATGCCCATTTCGACCAGCTTTGAGACGTCGTCGTAGGTCGTTACGCCACCACTAGCGACCAAGGGAATGTCGGTCGCATCGGCCATCTGACGCAGCCCGTCAAAATTTGGCCCATTCATCATGCCGTCGCGAGCAATGTCGGTGTAAATGATCGCGGCGATATTGGATGTTTTCTCGCGTAGCTGTTGAGCCAGATCGACTGCCGGTGTGCTGCTGGTTTCCAGCCAGCCGTCGGTCGCAACCATTCCATCACGAGCATCAATGCCGGCGGCAAGTTTTTTGGGATAGGCATCGCACATCGCCGCAAACCAGTCGGGCCGTTTCAACGCCGCTGATCCGACCACCAAACGTGACAATCCGACCTCAAGCAGTGCTTCGATTGCCGATTCATCACGGACACCACCACCCATCTGACAGGGAAGGCCCGTCTCCGCCACGATTCGACGGACCGCTTCACGGTTCGCAGTTGGGTCATCTCCACGTGCGGCATCGAGGTCCACCAAGTGTAAACGCTTGGCTCCCAGTTCTTTCCATTTGATCGCGAAGTCGACCGGATCGTCACCAAACGTGGTTTGCTGGTCGTAGTCGCCCTGGCGCAAGCGAACCGGTTTGCCGTGTCGAAGATCAATCGCGGGCCAGATTTCCATCATGAGCGTGACAGTTTCAAAAATAGGGAAAGATCCATAGTCAATGCGTCCGCAAAGCATCGCGAATCAAGCTTCAATTGACCAGCCACGATTTGGCGGACGAGCATCGGTTCACGATTGTTTTGACACATCCATCAGGCCTCGGTTCGATCAGCTACACTGATTTCCCTTTCGCATCGCGATAACAGAATTACCACGACGACACTGCCGTGAACAAACTGCGAAAGCGCCCTTTCGAATTGGCGTTTTGCCCATCTGCGTCCACCGTCGTTTTCTGCTGCCACCCCTGAACCCGCCGCCCGACATGTCTCGTCCCAGGATTGCTGTACTCGGTTCGATCAATATGGATCTGGTCGTTCGTTGTGAAAACCTGCCGCGCCCCGGTGAAACCATCAGTGCCAATCACTTTTCAGAAATCCCAGGCGGAAAAGGCGCGAACCAGGCGGTCGCTGCAGCCCGTGCAGGCGCCGACGTTCACTTGATCGGTCGCGTCGGTGATGACGGTTTCGGAAAGACTTTGCTGAACCACCTGCGGGAGCAGGGCGTGGGCTGCGAAAGTGTGCAAATCACCGAACAAACTCCCTCGGGCGTCGCTGTGGTTGCGGTCGAACAAAGCGGCGAAAACTCGATCATCGTTGTGCCTGGAGCGAATGGACGCGTTGCGATCGATGATGTGCATCAGCATGCCGATGTCATTCGGCAAAGCGATGTGCTGATGGTGCAGCTTGAAACACCGCTTCGGTCAGTCGAAGCGGCAATCGAAATTGCTCGATCTGCGAACGTCAAAGTGATTTTAGATCCCGCGCCAGCGAGCGTCCTTCCGCCCTCGCTTTTAAATGTGGATGTGATCTGTCCGAACGAAAGCGAAGCGGCATCGATCACGGGCCAACCATGTGGTGACATCCACCAAGCGATGCAGGTCGCTGAATCCTTGCAGCGTTCCGGAGCACAAGTCGCGATCATTACCCTAGGCGACCAAGGGACGATCGTTCACGACGGATTATCGGCAACGATGATTCCTAGTTTTCCAATCAACGCGGTCGATACCACGGCAGCCGGTGATGCTTTTGCCGGCACGCTTGCCGTTCGCCTAGCGATGGGAATCGGCCTGCAAAAATCCGTTCAACTTGCCAATGCAGCTGGCGCACTTGCGGCATCGACCGCGGGTGCCCAACCGAGTTTGCCTTTTGCGGATCAAGTCGATCGATTCGCGGCATCGTTGGCACCACACGATAGCGATGTCTGATAAGATTGCGGTCCACCGTTTCGAGCGTCGACGATGCTTGGCCGACCCTGCCTTCCCTCCTCCTTCCTACCGAACAAGATGCGAACTCTAGTCGCAGTTGAAAAATCGATCGCGTTGAAAATATGCGGGTCGAAAACAAGCGTGATCTATATACTTGCCCTGCTAGTGTGCAGCCTGACCCTAAGCGGCTGCTCGTCAAAGTCGACTTCGACAGATGGTGGGGCGAATGCGGATAGCGATGGCAAACCGAAAGTCGCTTTGGTGATGAAGTCGCTTGCCAACGAGTTCTTCTCGACCATGGCCGACGGTGCTCGAGAACATGCCGAAGCCCATGAAGTTGAATACTCGCTGATCGTCAACGGCATCAAAGAAGAGACTGATCTAAGCGGCCAAGTCGCATTGGTTGACGAGATGATTTCTGCGGGTGTTGATGCGATCGTGATTGCACCGGCGGACTCCAAAGCACTCGCTCCCGCACTGCGGAAAGCCATGAAGCAGGGCATCGTCGTCGTCAATATCGACAACAAGTTGGACCCCGAAGTATTGAAAGCCGAATCGATCGAAATCCCTTTCGTCGGCCCCGACAATCGAAGCGGCGCAAAAAAGGTGGGCGACTACTTGGCAGGCAAGCTTGCCAAAGGTGACAAGGTCGCCATTTTGGAAGGCATCCAAACGGCCGAAAACTCACAGCAACGCGTTGCCGGTTTCGA
This genomic interval from Stieleria sp. JC731 contains the following:
- a CDS encoding SDR family oxidoreductase, whose amino-acid sequence is MSQLKGKVVAITGGGTGIGEGVAKKLASLGCRVAIGGRRLEKLESVAGAIESETPVFCHTIDVADPESVKAFFSAVKSHFGDPDILVNSAGINIQKRTMAEMVPEDWDRVMQINASGAYRCIYEVLPAMRERGDGLVVNISSVAGKRAITLGGVVYCASKFAMTALGTAISNEVRNEGVRITNVYPGEVNTPILDNRPAPVSQEHKDSILQPEDIAEVVATICALPPRANVPEVVVKPTKQEWV
- a CDS encoding prolyl oligopeptidase family serine peptidase; its protein translation is MRISFRFLFVAVAMLASGLHCSEPAQTAEPKFKRLPPDGIEIDQSTHSALTQRLTRLQNKLDQAIANSKDAQLWQADVEVLLRSVRLALEQHLFFKASQTQDADKLLNEAERRIDAASAGTRGLELLGFDASKNDQPQPLVAGFVSRIDDSVQPFGIVVPAGYSDDQIDQPTRMDVWLHGRGDTKTEIPFLVERMTKVGQYAPEKTIVLHPFGRHCNAFKFAGETDVYESIEAAKRFATIDPDRISIRGFSMGGAGCWHMAVHDPSQWFAANPGAGFVDTIVYQGWQDKTPFPITPTMQKLLRWYDVLPWVGNLQGTNVIAYSGEIDKQKQAADRVVEKANELGFEFPYVIGAEMGHKIDPESATKIDNQLASWASSASKPSALPRPEIEFTTFTLRYSQADWVRVTGMREHWTEASVKASVDSDTGSIKAVTSGVTHLEFDFSKSGWSGPAGGVNLDIDGEKAVAVDTGNLRGFQCRLRKVGNEWTLDDDRDSLRKRPGMQGPIDDAFCERFVIVLPSRPARHGRVQRWIDRETEYLQQRWKRLMRGDVQVVTDRELTDDQIATCNLICFGDFTSNRYLFDVADQLPIKWTREKLVVGDQVYDPANYAPVLCCPNPLNPKRYLVINSGMTFREFSNASNSRQIAMLPDYAVIDVTEEDDSITTGSIVQQGFFDEQWKLAP
- the hisA gene encoding 1-(5-phosphoribosyl)-5-[(5-phosphoribosylamino)methylideneamino]imidazole-4-carboxamide isomerase, with product MEIWPAIDLRHGKPVRLRQGDYDQQTTFGDDPVDFAIKWKELGAKRLHLVDLDAARGDDPTANREAVRRIVAETGLPCQMGGGVRDESAIEALLEVGLSRLVVGSAALKRPDWFAAMCDAYPKKLAAGIDARDGMVATDGWLETSSTPAVDLAQQLREKTSNIAAIIYTDIARDGMMNGPNFDGLRQMADATDIPLVASGGVTTYDDVSKLVEMGMPAAIVGRSIYDGVMQLDQVIEIAGDC
- the rbsK gene encoding ribokinase is translated as MSRPRIAVLGSINMDLVVRCENLPRPGETISANHFSEIPGGKGANQAVAAARAGADVHLIGRVGDDGFGKTLLNHLREQGVGCESVQITEQTPSGVAVVAVEQSGENSIIVVPGANGRVAIDDVHQHADVIRQSDVLMVQLETPLRSVEAAIEIARSANVKVILDPAPASVLPPSLLNVDVICPNESEAASITGQPCGDIHQAMQVAESLQRSGAQVAIITLGDQGTIVHDGLSATMIPSFPINAVDTTAAGDAFAGTLAVRLAMGIGLQKSVQLANAAGALAASTAGAQPSLPFADQVDRFAASLAPHDSDV
- a CDS encoding sugar ABC transporter substrate-binding protein, which translates into the protein MIYILALLVCSLTLSGCSSKSTSTDGGANADSDGKPKVALVMKSLANEFFSTMADGAREHAEAHEVEYSLIVNGIKEETDLSGQVALVDEMISAGVDAIVIAPADSKALAPALRKAMKQGIVVVNIDNKLDPEVLKAESIEIPFVGPDNRSGAKKVGDYLAGKLAKGDKVAILEGIQTAENSQQRVAGFEDAMAELGAEVVSKQSAQWEMSNANTIASSILSEHPDVKAILAANDSMALGAIAAVKSAGKSGDVLIVGFDNISAIQDALKSGKVLATADQHADQLAVFGIELALKQIAKPDWKASDTETPVDLVTAETLESAPGE